A genomic window from Streptomyces sp. NBC_00234 includes:
- a CDS encoding MarC family protein: MFDVAVFGSLFLTLFVIMDPPGITPIFLALTAGRPAKVQRRMALQAVAVAFGVIAVFGLLGQQILDYLHVSVPALMIAGGLLLLLIALDLLTGKTDEPTQTKDVNVALVPLGMPLLAGPGAIVSVILAVQNADGAAGQISVWAAIVAMHIVLWLTMRYSLLIIRVIKDGGVVLVTRLAGMMLSAIAVQQIINGVTQVIQNA, translated from the coding sequence GTGTTCGACGTCGCTGTCTTCGGATCCCTTTTTCTCACGCTTTTTGTGATTATGGATCCGCCCGGAATCACCCCCATCTTCCTGGCCCTCACCGCCGGCCGGCCCGCCAAGGTCCAGCGCAGGATGGCCCTCCAGGCCGTCGCGGTCGCCTTCGGTGTGATCGCCGTCTTCGGTCTGCTCGGTCAGCAGATCCTCGACTACCTGCACGTCTCCGTGCCCGCGCTGATGATCGCGGGCGGACTGCTCCTGCTGCTCATCGCGCTCGACCTGCTCACCGGCAAGACCGACGAGCCCACGCAGACCAAGGACGTCAACGTGGCGCTCGTACCGCTGGGCATGCCTCTGCTCGCCGGTCCCGGTGCGATCGTCTCGGTGATCCTGGCGGTGCAGAACGCCGACGGCGCGGCCGGACAGATCTCGGTCTGGGCCGCCATCGTCGCCATGCACATCGTGCTCTGGCTGACGATGCGTTACTCGCTGCTCATCATCCGCGTGATCAAGGACGGCGGTGTGGTGCTGGTGACCAGGCTCGCCGGAATGATGCTCTCGGCCATTGCCGTCCAGCAGATCATCAACGGTGTCACCCAGGTCATCCAGAACGCCTGA
- a CDS encoding magnesium transporter MgtE N-terminal domain-containing protein, with amino-acid sequence MVAGAPRIFVSHLSGVPVFDPNGDQVGRVRDLVAMLRVGGRPPRLLGMVVELTSRRRIFLPMTRVTGVESGQVITTGVVNMRRFEQRPTERLVLGEFLDRRVRLVETDEEVTILDVSIQQLPARRDWEIDKYFVRKGRGGALRRKGETLTVEWSAVSGFSLDEHGQGAESLVATFERLRPTDVANALHHLSPKRRAEVAAALDDDRLADVLEELPEDDQVEILGKLKEERAADVLEAMDPDDAADLLSELPEEDKERLLALMRPDDAADVRRLMAYEERTAGGLMTTEPIVLRPDATVADALARVRQSDLSPALAAQVYVCRPPDETPTGKYLGTVHFQRLLRDPPFTLVSSIVDSDLVPLSPDTPLSSVTSYLAAYNLVSAPVVDASGSLLGAVTVDDVLDHLLPEDWRETDFHGEEGDARGR; translated from the coding sequence ATGGTGGCAGGCGCTCCCAGGATCTTCGTCTCACATCTGTCCGGTGTGCCCGTCTTCGACCCCAATGGTGACCAGGTCGGCCGGGTCCGCGACCTGGTGGCGATGCTACGGGTGGGCGGGCGCCCCCCTCGGTTGCTCGGCATGGTCGTCGAGTTGACGAGCCGGCGGCGGATCTTCCTGCCGATGACCCGGGTGACGGGTGTCGAGTCCGGTCAGGTCATCACCACCGGTGTGGTCAACATGCGGCGCTTCGAGCAGCGCCCGACCGAGCGACTGGTCCTCGGCGAGTTCCTCGACCGGCGGGTCCGGCTGGTGGAGACCGACGAGGAGGTGACCATCCTCGACGTATCGATCCAGCAGCTCCCGGCCCGCCGCGACTGGGAGATCGACAAGTACTTCGTGCGCAAGGGACGCGGCGGCGCGCTGCGGCGCAAGGGCGAGACCCTGACCGTCGAGTGGTCGGCGGTCAGCGGCTTCTCGCTGGACGAGCACGGGCAGGGCGCGGAGAGCCTGGTGGCCACCTTCGAACGGCTGCGGCCCACCGATGTGGCCAACGCCCTGCACCACCTGTCGCCGAAGCGCCGCGCCGAGGTCGCCGCGGCGCTCGACGACGACCGGCTCGCGGACGTCCTGGAGGAGCTGCCCGAGGACGACCAGGTGGAGATCCTCGGGAAGCTCAAGGAGGAGCGGGCCGCCGACGTCCTGGAGGCCATGGACCCCGACGACGCGGCCGACCTGCTCTCCGAGCTGCCCGAGGAGGACAAGGAACGGCTGCTGGCCCTGATGCGTCCGGACGACGCGGCGGACGTGCGGCGCCTCATGGCGTACGAGGAGCGGACCGCGGGCGGACTGATGACGACCGAGCCGATCGTGCTGCGGCCGGACGCCACCGTCGCCGACGCGCTCGCCCGGGTGAGGCAGTCGGACCTGTCCCCCGCGCTGGCCGCCCAGGTGTACGTCTGCCGCCCGCCGGACGAGACCCCGACCGGCAAGTACCTCGGCACGGTGCACTTCCAGCGGCTGCTGCGCGATCCGCCGTTCACGCTCGTCAGCTCGATCGTCGACAGCGACCTCGTACCGCTGTCACCGGACACCCCGCTGTCCTCGGTGACCAGCTACCTGGCCGCCTACAACCTGGTCTCCGCGCCGGTGGTGGACGCGAGCGGGTCGCTCCTCGGAGCGGTGACCGTCGACGACGTACTGGACCACCTGCTGCCGGAGGACTGGCGCGAGACCGACTTCCACGGCGAGGAGGGGGACGCCCGTGGCCGGTGA
- a CDS encoding MFS transporter, protein MRGEDPFDEGASSILRQPKAVWATAGASVVAFMGIGLVDPILPSIAKGLEATPSQVSLLFTSYFLITAVAMLVTGFVSSRIGGRKTLLAGLALVVVFAALSGTSSSVAELVGFRAGWGLGNALFVSTALAVIVGAAAGGSAAAILLYESALGLGMACGPLLGALLGDANWRYPFFGTAALMAIGFVCITAFLKEQPRPARKTSLLDPVRALGHGGLASVAASAFFYNYAFFTILAFTPFVLNMSPYKSGAVFFAWGLLLAVFSVLVAPRLQKRFGSLKVVGGSLVLLAVDLVVLGYGGHTTAVVCTIVSGAFIGMNNTVYTELALGVSDAPRPVASAGYNFVRWFAAAAAPYLAPKIEEWSDIHIPFVVAAVAALAGAAVVWIRRTALTQEARELEPKHATEDGVTAFAK, encoded by the coding sequence ATGCGGGGAGAGGATCCCTTCGACGAAGGGGCGTCAAGCATCCTGCGCCAGCCGAAGGCCGTCTGGGCCACGGCGGGCGCCTCCGTGGTCGCGTTCATGGGAATCGGTCTGGTGGACCCGATCCTGCCGTCCATCGCCAAGGGCCTGGAGGCGACACCCAGCCAGGTGTCGCTGCTCTTCACCTCGTACTTCCTGATCACCGCCGTCGCGATGCTCGTCACCGGGTTCGTCTCCAGCCGTATCGGCGGCCGTAAGACGCTCCTGGCGGGCCTCGCGCTCGTCGTCGTCTTCGCCGCGCTCTCCGGCACCTCCTCGTCCGTCGCCGAACTGGTCGGCTTCCGGGCCGGCTGGGGACTCGGCAACGCCCTCTTCGTCTCGACGGCGCTGGCCGTGATCGTCGGAGCGGCGGCCGGTGGCAGCGCCGCGGCGATCCTTCTGTACGAGTCGGCGCTCGGCCTCGGCATGGCCTGCGGCCCGCTGCTCGGCGCCCTGCTCGGCGACGCGAACTGGCGCTACCCGTTCTTCGGCACCGCCGCGCTGATGGCCATCGGCTTCGTCTGCATCACGGCCTTCCTCAAGGAACAGCCACGACCCGCCCGGAAGACCTCGCTGCTCGACCCGGTCAGGGCACTCGGCCACGGCGGTCTCGCCTCCGTCGCCGCCTCCGCGTTCTTCTACAACTACGCGTTCTTCACGATCCTGGCGTTCACGCCGTTCGTGCTGAACATGTCCCCGTACAAGTCGGGCGCCGTCTTCTTCGCCTGGGGACTGCTGCTCGCGGTGTTCTCCGTGCTCGTCGCCCCGCGTCTGCAGAAGCGCTTCGGCTCGCTCAAGGTCGTCGGCGGCTCACTGGTCCTGCTCGCCGTCGACCTGGTGGTCCTCGGCTACGGCGGTCACACCACCGCCGTCGTCTGCACGATCGTCTCCGGCGCTTTCATCGGCATGAACAACACCGTGTACACCGAGCTGGCCCTCGGTGTGTCGGACGCGCCGCGTCCGGTGGCGAGCGCCGGGTACAACTTCGTCCGCTGGTTCGCCGCGGCGGCGGCCCCGTACCTCGCCCCGAAGATCGAGGAGTGGAGCGACATCCACATCCCGTTCGTGGTCGCCGCGGTCGCCGCGCTGGCCGGCGCGGCCGTCGTCTGGATCCGGCGCACCGCCCTGACCCAGGAGGCGAGGGAGCTGGAGCCGAAGCACGCCACCGAGGACGGCGTCACGGCCTTCGCCAAATGA
- a CDS encoding magnesium and cobalt transport protein CorA, which translates to MSMIRDLRAAVRPSLRKSNAPYNSYDTTRDPSASSAVVDCAVYRDGRRLEAAGCQTPHEAMLRVREAGGFAWIGLHEPTEEEFAGIAREFGLHPLAVEDAVHAHQRPKLERYDDTLFTVFKTIHYVEHTELTATSEVVETGEVMCFTGRDFVITVRHGGKGSLRALRHRLQDDPELLAKGPSAVLHSIADHVVDGYIAVAAAVQDDIDEVEIGVFSTPAKGSQRGSDAGRIYQLKREVLEFKRAVSPLLRPMQLLSERPMRLIDPDIQKYFRDVADHLARVQEEVIGFDELLNSILQANLAQATVTQNEDMRKITSWAAIIAVPTMICGVYGMNFDHMPELQWTYGYPMVMGVIGVVCFSIHRTLKRNGWL; encoded by the coding sequence ATGTCGATGATCCGTGACCTGCGCGCCGCCGTGCGCCCGTCCCTCCGCAAGAGCAACGCCCCGTACAACAGCTACGACACGACCCGTGACCCGTCCGCGTCGAGCGCGGTCGTCGACTGCGCGGTCTACCGCGACGGGCGGCGCCTGGAGGCGGCCGGCTGCCAGACCCCGCACGAGGCGATGCTCCGGGTGCGGGAGGCCGGCGGCTTCGCCTGGATCGGTCTGCACGAGCCGACCGAGGAGGAATTCGCCGGTATCGCCCGGGAGTTCGGCCTCCACCCGCTGGCCGTCGAGGACGCGGTCCACGCACACCAGCGGCCCAAGCTGGAGCGGTACGACGACACCCTGTTCACCGTGTTCAAGACCATCCACTACGTGGAACACACCGAGTTGACCGCGACCAGCGAGGTCGTCGAGACCGGCGAGGTCATGTGCTTCACCGGCCGGGACTTCGTCATCACCGTCCGGCACGGCGGAAAGGGTTCGCTGCGCGCGCTGCGCCACCGCCTCCAGGACGACCCCGAGCTGCTGGCCAAGGGTCCGTCCGCCGTGCTGCACTCCATCGCCGACCACGTCGTGGACGGGTACATCGCGGTGGCGGCAGCGGTGCAGGACGACATCGACGAGGTGGAGATCGGCGTCTTCTCCACCCCGGCGAAGGGCAGTCAGCGTGGTTCGGACGCGGGCCGGATTTACCAGCTCAAGCGTGAGGTGCTGGAGTTCAAGCGGGCCGTGTCCCCGCTCCTGCGTCCGATGCAGCTGCTGAGCGAGCGGCCCATGCGGCTGATCGACCCCGACATCCAGAAGTACTTCCGCGACGTGGCCGACCACCTGGCCCGGGTGCAGGAAGAGGTCATCGGCTTCGACGAGCTGCTGAACTCGATCCTTCAGGCCAACCTCGCGCAGGCGACCGTCACGCAGAACGAGGACATGCGCAAGATCACCTCCTGGGCGGCCATCATCGCCGTACCGACGATGATCTGCGGGGTGTACGGCATGAATTTCGATCACATGCCGGAGCTGCAGTGGACCTACGGCTACCCGATGGTCATGGGCGTCATCGGCGTCGTCTGCTTCTCCATCCACCGCACCCTCAAGCGCAACGGGTGGCTCTAA
- a CDS encoding DUF6758 family protein: MRGEPSCPKCGGRVRAPGLFADSWQCPAHGQVHPMQPVVPPSVESLGVVVHRTQVPVWMPWPLPVGWLFTGVACAGDDRSGGRATAVACSGPGPLGGFGELLLVAEELGVGLGARYAGMDGPDPGPHLRVDRAPDVKVHAAGRPTPLWHVKGAPDDRAVFAGEACGLWLWAIVWPEQSGLLMYDELVLTDLRDAGAEVDLVPCGALTPRLLTPP, translated from the coding sequence ATGAGGGGCGAACCCAGTTGCCCGAAGTGCGGTGGCCGGGTCAGGGCGCCCGGTCTCTTTGCCGATTCCTGGCAGTGCCCGGCGCACGGCCAGGTGCACCCGATGCAGCCGGTGGTCCCACCCAGTGTCGAGTCGCTCGGCGTCGTGGTGCACCGCACGCAGGTGCCGGTGTGGATGCCCTGGCCGCTCCCGGTGGGCTGGTTGTTCACGGGGGTGGCCTGCGCGGGGGACGACCGCAGCGGCGGACGGGCCACGGCCGTCGCCTGCTCGGGCCCCGGTCCGCTGGGCGGCTTCGGTGAACTGCTGCTCGTCGCCGAGGAGCTCGGTGTCGGACTCGGTGCCCGGTACGCCGGCATGGACGGCCCCGATCCCGGCCCGCACCTGCGCGTCGACCGGGCGCCCGACGTCAAGGTGCACGCCGCCGGACGCCCGACGCCGCTCTGGCACGTCAAGGGGGCCCCGGACGACCGGGCCGTCTTCGCGGGCGAGGCGTGCGGGCTCTGGCTCTGGGCGATCGTCTGGCCCGAGCAGTCCGGACTCCTGATGTACGACGAGCTGGTCCTGACGGACCTGCGCGACGCCGGGGCGGAAGTCGACCTCGTGCCGTGCGGCGCCCTCACACCGCGGCTGCTCACTCCCCCCTGA
- a CDS encoding suppressor of fused domain protein: protein MEEILALVEARLRTALGEPDARADVTFLGTDRIEVLRFIDGDVVRYATLGMSGQPMADPTSPLADPVKGPRAELVLSVRVGLADTDQVLRPLAVLAASPQVEGLIVAPGASLDLGRPLWPGAPFSSVLVAEPGGLVEDLELDAPMDPVHFLPLLPMTHSEAAWKRVRGAQELQERWLSQGTDLRDPLRASVALD, encoded by the coding sequence ATGGAAGAAATTCTGGCGTTGGTCGAGGCCCGGCTCCGTACGGCCCTGGGCGAACCGGACGCACGCGCCGACGTGACCTTCCTCGGTACGGACCGTATCGAGGTGCTCCGCTTCATCGACGGCGACGTGGTGCGCTACGCCACGCTCGGCATGTCCGGGCAGCCGATGGCCGACCCCACCTCACCGCTCGCCGACCCGGTCAAGGGGCCGCGCGCCGAGCTGGTCCTGTCGGTACGTGTGGGGCTCGCCGACACCGACCAGGTGCTGCGCCCGCTGGCCGTGCTGGCCGCGTCCCCGCAGGTCGAGGGGCTGATCGTGGCACCCGGCGCCTCCCTCGACCTGGGCCGGCCGCTGTGGCCGGGGGCGCCGTTCAGCTCCGTGCTGGTGGCCGAGCCCGGCGGGCTCGTCGAAGACCTGGAGCTGGACGCCCCGATGGATCCCGTGCACTTCCTGCCGCTGCTTCCGATGACGCACAGCGAGGCCGCCTGGAAGCGGGTCAGGGGCGCGCAGGAGCTTCAGGAGCGGTGGCTGTCGCAGGGTACGGATCTGCGCGATCCGCTGCGCGCCTCCGTGGCGCTCGACTGA
- a CDS encoding NYN domain-containing protein — translation MNEADARTESQADIREYLDRTNTLLTRVLAEVSKTPSTHAIFVDAGYVYAAAGLLVTGTEDRRNFDLDAEGMIEAFIDKARTIFADSRLLRVYWYDGARRRIHTVEQQSIAELPDVKVRLGNLNANNQQKGVDSLIRTDLESLARHRAISDAALVGGDEDLVSAVEAAQGYGARVHLWGIEAGEGRNQAEPLLWEVDSQRTFDLDFCRPYVTRRSVTTFEDDTPAPSRENVRFVGAQIAATWLSARGRESLADLLPGHPYLPGSVDQDLLVEAERLLQHSLRGHAHLRRALRDGFWQHLQSQY, via the coding sequence ATGAACGAAGCGGACGCGCGGACGGAGAGCCAGGCCGATATCCGCGAGTACCTGGACCGCACCAACACGCTGCTCACGCGCGTGCTCGCCGAGGTGTCGAAGACCCCCTCGACCCACGCGATCTTCGTGGACGCGGGCTATGTGTACGCCGCGGCCGGACTGCTCGTCACCGGTACGGAGGACCGCCGCAACTTCGACCTCGACGCGGAGGGAATGATCGAGGCGTTCATCGACAAGGCGCGGACCATCTTCGCGGACAGCAGGCTGCTGCGCGTCTACTGGTACGACGGGGCCAGGCGCCGCATCCACACCGTCGAGCAGCAGTCCATCGCCGAACTCCCCGACGTCAAGGTCAGACTCGGCAACCTCAACGCCAACAACCAGCAGAAGGGCGTCGATTCACTGATCCGCACCGACCTCGAATCGCTCGCCAGACACCGCGCCATCAGTGACGCGGCGCTCGTCGGCGGGGACGAGGACCTGGTGTCCGCGGTCGAGGCGGCGCAGGGCTACGGGGCCCGTGTCCACCTCTGGGGCATCGAGGCGGGGGAGGGGCGCAACCAGGCCGAGCCGCTGCTGTGGGAGGTCGACAGCCAGCGCACCTTCGACCTCGACTTCTGCCGCCCCTACGTCACGCGGCGCTCCGTCACCACGTTCGAGGACGACACCCCGGCGCCCTCGCGCGAGAACGTCCGCTTCGTCGGCGCCCAGATCGCCGCCACCTGGCTCTCCGCCCGGGGCCGTGAGTCCCTGGCCGACCTGCTGCCCGGCCACCCCTACCTGCCGGGCTCCGTCGACCAGGACCTGCTGGTGGAGGCCGAGCGGCTGCTCCAGCACTCCCTGCGCGGCCACGCCCATCTGCGGCGCGCGCTGCGCGACGGCTTCTGGCAGCACCTGCAGTCGCAGTACTGA
- a CDS encoding DUF1003 domain-containing protein, whose translation MAGEERPRAASTGSSGLVRPPRPRLDQPKAPRRRLLPEYDPEAFGRFSERIARFLGTGRFIVWMTLIIILWVVWNIFAPGALRFDEYPFIFLTLMLSLQASYAAPLILLAQNRQDDRDRVTHEQDRTQNERSIADTEYLTREIAALRMGLGEVATRDWIRSELQDMVKDMEERQVLSQVESDEGDR comes from the coding sequence GTGGCCGGTGAGGAACGCCCGCGGGCCGCGTCGACGGGGTCCTCCGGGCTCGTACGTCCGCCGCGGCCCCGGCTCGACCAGCCGAAGGCGCCGCGGCGCAGGCTGCTGCCGGAGTACGACCCCGAGGCGTTCGGCCGGTTCTCCGAGCGGATCGCCCGCTTCCTGGGCACCGGGCGGTTCATCGTCTGGATGACGCTGATCATCATCCTCTGGGTGGTGTGGAACATCTTCGCGCCCGGAGCGCTGCGGTTCGACGAGTACCCGTTCATCTTCCTGACCCTGATGCTCTCGCTCCAGGCCTCGTACGCGGCCCCGCTGATCCTGCTCGCGCAGAACCGGCAGGACGACCGCGACCGGGTCACCCACGAGCAGGACCGCACCCAGAACGAGCGCTCCATCGCCGACACCGAGTACCTCACCCGGGAGATCGCCGCCCTCCGGATGGGCCTCGGCGAGGTCGCCACCCGGGACTGGATCAGGTCCGAGCTGCAGGACATGGTGAAGGACATGGAGGAGCGTCAGGTCCTTTCTCAGGTGGAGAGTGACGAAGGCGACCGTTGA
- a CDS encoding PHP domain-containing protein, producing MRIDLHTHSTASDGTDTPAELVANAAAAGLDVVALTDHDTVAGHAEAVAALPEGLTLVTGAELSCRIDGVSLHMLAYLFDPHEPELARERELVRDDRVPRAQAMVRKLQELGVPVTWEQVAAIAGDGSVGRPHIATALVDLGVVASVSDAFTPDWLANGGRAYAEKHELDPFDAIRLVKAAGGVTVFAHPLAVKRGEVVPEASIALLAAAGLDGIEVDHMDHDAPTRARLRGLAGELGLLTTGSSDYHGSRKTVQLGEYTTDPEIYGEITRRAAGAFPVPGAGGPRRP from the coding sequence GTGCGCATCGACCTGCACACCCACTCCACCGCGTCGGACGGCACGGACACCCCCGCCGAGCTGGTGGCCAACGCCGCCGCCGCGGGTCTCGACGTCGTCGCCCTCACCGACCACGACACCGTCGCGGGGCACGCGGAAGCGGTCGCGGCCCTGCCCGAGGGCCTCACCCTCGTCACCGGAGCCGAGCTCTCCTGCCGCATCGACGGAGTGAGCCTGCACATGCTGGCGTATCTCTTCGACCCCCACGAGCCCGAACTGGCCCGCGAGCGCGAGCTGGTGCGCGACGACCGGGTGCCGCGCGCGCAGGCCATGGTGCGCAAGCTCCAGGAGCTGGGCGTCCCGGTCACCTGGGAGCAGGTCGCGGCGATCGCCGGGGACGGCTCGGTCGGCCGCCCGCACATCGCCACCGCGCTCGTCGACCTCGGCGTCGTGGCGAGTGTCTCCGACGCCTTCACGCCCGACTGGCTCGCGAACGGCGGACGTGCCTACGCGGAGAAGCACGAGCTCGACCCCTTCGACGCGATCCGGCTGGTCAAGGCCGCGGGCGGGGTCACCGTGTTCGCCCACCCGCTCGCCGTGAAGCGCGGCGAGGTGGTGCCCGAGGCATCGATCGCGCTGCTCGCCGCCGCCGGCCTCGACGGCATCGAGGTCGACCACATGGACCACGACGCGCCCACCAGGGCGCGGCTGCGCGGACTCGCCGGTGAACTGGGGCTGCTGACCACCGGATCCAGCGACTACCACGGCAGCCGCAAGACCGTGCAGCTCGGGGAGTACACCACCGACCCCGAGATCTACGGCGAGATCACCCGGCGCGCGGCGGGAGCCTTCCCGGTTCCGGGCGCCGGTGGACCCCGCCGCCCGTAA